One stretch of Jiangella gansuensis DSM 44835 DNA includes these proteins:
- a CDS encoding HAD-IG family 5'-nucleotidase, translating into MMSPEHLVRGVYANRTLNLRSVQAIGYDMDYTLIHYRTEAWERTAFEHACRVLKAGDYPVDGLVFEHDHYLQGLVIDLELGNLVKATRFGYVIQAQHGTRQLSFDELRTTYAGITVDLNDSRFRFMNTLFTISESALYAQLVDRLDNGTIPGPLGYDELYRVVSGALDESHMTGALKAEIVADPDRFCDLDPGTARTLMDQRLAGKRLLLITNSDWTYTSAMMSYAFDRHVPSGSWRDLFDMVVVAASKPQFFSANPPAYRVVDPDRALLQPHWGPFETGEVYHGGSARRVEQSLQLTGAEILYVGDHLFGDVHVTKSALRWRTALIMRELEAEIAAAADFASAESELRRLMTEKADLEDRLAHARLALLRSNADDVPDDDVTGGDVPGETVEALREALKRLDERVAPLARAASELGNPTWGPMMRAGNDKSLFARQVEKYADIYTSRVANLGRRTPYAFLRAARTSLPHDIMPREIAPE; encoded by the coding sequence ATGATGTCTCCGGAGCACCTGGTACGTGGGGTCTACGCCAACCGCACGCTGAACCTGCGTTCCGTCCAAGCCATCGGCTACGACATGGACTACACGCTCATCCACTACCGGACCGAGGCGTGGGAACGCACGGCGTTCGAACATGCCTGCCGGGTGCTGAAAGCCGGTGACTACCCCGTCGACGGTCTGGTGTTCGAGCACGACCACTATCTGCAGGGCCTGGTCATCGACCTCGAACTGGGCAACCTCGTCAAGGCCACCCGGTTCGGGTACGTCATCCAGGCCCAGCACGGCACCCGCCAGCTGTCGTTCGACGAGTTGCGCACCACGTACGCCGGCATCACCGTGGACCTCAACGACAGCCGCTTCCGGTTCATGAACACCCTGTTCACCATCTCCGAGTCCGCGCTGTACGCGCAGCTGGTCGATCGCCTCGACAACGGCACCATCCCCGGGCCGCTCGGGTACGACGAGCTGTACCGCGTGGTGTCGGGAGCGCTGGACGAGTCGCACATGACGGGCGCGCTCAAAGCGGAGATCGTCGCCGATCCGGACCGGTTCTGCGACCTCGACCCGGGTACCGCTCGCACGCTCATGGATCAGCGGCTGGCAGGCAAGCGGCTGCTGCTGATCACCAACAGCGACTGGACCTACACGTCGGCGATGATGAGCTACGCGTTCGACCGGCACGTGCCGTCCGGATCGTGGCGCGACCTGTTCGACATGGTCGTGGTGGCGGCGTCGAAGCCACAGTTCTTCTCCGCCAACCCGCCGGCCTACCGGGTGGTCGACCCGGACCGCGCGCTGCTGCAGCCGCACTGGGGCCCGTTCGAGACCGGCGAGGTGTACCACGGCGGCTCGGCGCGCCGCGTCGAGCAGAGCCTGCAGCTCACCGGCGCGGAGATCCTCTACGTCGGCGACCACCTCTTCGGCGACGTGCATGTCACGAAGTCGGCGCTGCGCTGGCGGACGGCACTGATCATGCGCGAGCTCGAGGCCGAGATCGCCGCTGCGGCCGACTTCGCCTCGGCGGAGAGCGAGTTGCGCCGGCTCATGACCGAGAAGGCCGACCTGGAGGACCGCCTTGCCCACGCTCGGCTCGCCCTGCTGCGTAGCAATGCCGACGACGTCCCGGACGACGACGTCACCGGCGGCGACGTGCCGGGCGAGACGGTGGAGGCGCTGCGTGAGGCGCTGAAACGGCTCGACGAGCGGGTCGCGCCGCTGGCCCGGGCGGCCAGTGAGTTGGGTAACCCGACCTGGGGTCCGATGATGCGTGCCGGCAACGACAAGAGCCTGTTCGCGAGGCAGGTGGAGAAGTACGCCGACATCTACACGTCGCGAGTCGCCAACCTGGGCCGGCGCACGCCGTACGCGTTCCTGCGCGCGGCCCGGACGAGCCTGCCGCACGACATCATGCCACGCGAGATCGCCCCCGAATGA
- a CDS encoding winged helix-turn-helix transcriptional regulator, producing MSRTILRAPNSGWTDAECPVARALDVVGDRWSILVIRDAMDGARSFTEFQRRTGIARNILTDRLRKLTAHGLLAQRTAPSGRRQEYVLTDAGRDLFPVIVTLRQWGERHAFDAGEVHSTLVDQHGIPVPEVVPAGTDGAALDAGTTHVRKARTQLEKV from the coding sequence ATGTCGCGCACCATCCTGCGCGCCCCGAACTCAGGCTGGACCGATGCCGAGTGCCCGGTCGCCCGCGCGCTCGACGTCGTCGGCGACAGGTGGAGCATTCTCGTCATCCGCGACGCGATGGACGGGGCGCGGTCGTTCACCGAGTTCCAGCGGCGCACCGGCATCGCCCGGAACATCCTCACCGATCGTCTCCGCAAGCTGACCGCTCACGGGCTCCTCGCCCAGCGCACCGCTCCGTCGGGCCGCCGCCAGGAGTACGTGCTCACCGACGCAGGACGCGACCTGTTCCCCGTCATCGTCACGCTGCGCCAGTGGGGAGAGCGCCACGCCTTCGACGCCGGCGAAGTCCATTCGACTCTCGTCGACCAGCACGGCATCCCCGTCCCGGAGGTCGTGCCCGCCGGTACCGACGGTGCCGCACTCGACGCCGGCACCACCCACGTGCGCAAAGCGCGGACGCAACTGGAGAAGGTATGA
- a CDS encoding MFS transporter: MGVWPRVLLAVVCGVAVASIYVAQPVLEPMGRELGVPAELTGWFVAVGQIGYLAGLVLLVPLGDMLDRRRLIAVHLALTAAGLVLTASAPTARVAFAGLAVVGVFAVVVQTTVAYAASVSAAGERGRNIGVVTSGVVVGILGGRILAGWFTGMWGWRSIYIALAVLAAGLAVLVLAVLRGDERAERPAGYRHVVASLGGLFRDRLFLTRGLIAFFLFASFGTLWSGLSLPLTDPPWQLSETQIGLFGIAGLAGAFGAAHAGRWADAGRAGPVTGIALALLVASWAAVAQLSWSLWILVAGIVVLDFAVQAAHVSNQHLLAVTHPDRTSSVIGGYMVFYSLGSALGAAATTVVFATSGWAASSLLGAAFAGCALAVWAIDRRPHTDGDVPTSRHGRGRPADGATGRTGHRHVLD, from the coding sequence ATGGGCGTGTGGCCGCGGGTCCTGCTAGCGGTGGTGTGCGGTGTCGCGGTGGCGAGCATCTACGTCGCTCAGCCGGTCCTGGAGCCGATGGGTCGCGAGCTCGGCGTCCCGGCGGAACTCACCGGCTGGTTCGTGGCGGTCGGGCAGATCGGCTACCTGGCGGGGTTGGTGCTGCTGGTGCCGCTGGGCGACATGCTCGACAGGCGACGACTCATCGCCGTACACCTGGCGCTCACCGCGGCAGGCCTGGTCCTGACGGCCTCGGCACCGACCGCTCGGGTGGCGTTCGCGGGTTTGGCCGTCGTCGGCGTGTTCGCGGTCGTTGTGCAGACGACGGTGGCCTACGCCGCCTCGGTCTCCGCAGCGGGCGAACGCGGCCGCAACATCGGGGTCGTGACCTCGGGTGTCGTCGTCGGCATCCTCGGCGGACGAATCCTGGCCGGCTGGTTCACCGGGATGTGGGGCTGGCGGAGCATCTACATTGCCCTCGCGGTGCTCGCCGCCGGACTTGCGGTCCTCGTGTTGGCCGTGTTGCGTGGGGACGAACGCGCCGAACGTCCGGCCGGATACCGTCACGTCGTCGCGTCGCTGGGCGGGCTCTTCCGGGACCGCCTGTTCCTCACCCGCGGGCTCATCGCGTTCTTCCTCTTCGCGTCGTTCGGAACCCTGTGGAGCGGACTGTCACTGCCGCTGACGGACCCACCGTGGCAGCTCAGCGAGACCCAGATCGGACTGTTCGGGATCGCAGGTCTCGCTGGTGCGTTCGGCGCGGCTCACGCCGGACGGTGGGCGGATGCGGGCCGGGCGGGCCCGGTCACAGGCATCGCACTCGCCCTGCTCGTCGCGTCGTGGGCGGCGGTCGCGCAGCTGTCGTGGTCTCTGTGGATTCTCGTCGCAGGAATCGTGGTTCTCGACTTCGCGGTCCAGGCCGCGCACGTGAGCAACCAGCACCTGCTCGCCGTGACGCATCCGGACCGGACCAGCAGCGTGATCGGAGGCTACATGGTGTTCTACTCCCTCGGGTCCGCGCTCGGCGCGGCCGCAACCACCGTGGTGTTCGCCACCAGCGGCTGGGCCGCCTCCAGCCTGCTCGGCGCCGCCTTCGCCGGATGCGCCCTAGCCGTCTGGGCGATCGACCGTCGGCCGCACACCGACGGCGACGTTCCGACCAGCCGGCATGGACGGGGCCGGCCTGCTGACGGGGCCACTGGACGTACCGGACACCGCCACGTCCTCGACTAG
- a CDS encoding sulfatase family protein, translating to MIRMSVPHVVLIHCHDVGTWLSCYDAPGAPTPQLQRLADEGVVFDRAFATSPLCTPARSALFTGMSPHRNGLIGLSHHGWRYAPGVRTLPERVRDLGCRTTLIGLQHEDPDPCVLGFDDVRGLGFLPRAMQVARESVSWFAENGRSATPYLVTIGMWEAHRPWPPEDYAAFPPEQVDVPPYLPDNDDTRADVAGLYGSIRQLDEAVGTVLDAIEEHGDPDNTLVIFTTDHGAAFPRAKGTLYDPGVRVAMIARPPRAWNVAPRRERSLVSHLDVVPTLLDLFGGQVPPQLEGQTLRPALTGSNGPADRSLYLQKTFHDGYDPIRAVRTERFKYIRNFAAGPKLVLSKDLEDSLTRRGMGDDHLAPRPAEELYDLDNDPWEATNLADDPRWLTVRDRLARQLDEDMVRLADPLLDGPVEPPSPPVRT from the coding sequence ATGATCCGTATGTCCGTCCCCCATGTCGTGCTCATCCACTGCCACGATGTCGGCACCTGGCTGAGCTGTTACGACGCGCCCGGGGCGCCGACCCCGCAGTTGCAGCGGCTGGCGGATGAAGGCGTCGTGTTCGACCGGGCGTTCGCCACCTCGCCGTTGTGCACGCCGGCGCGCTCCGCCCTGTTCACCGGCATGTCGCCCCACCGCAACGGCCTGATCGGGCTCAGCCACCACGGCTGGCGGTACGCGCCCGGGGTGCGGACGCTGCCGGAGCGCGTCCGCGACCTGGGGTGCCGCACGACGCTGATCGGGCTGCAGCACGAGGACCCGGACCCGTGTGTGCTGGGCTTCGACGACGTGCGCGGTCTGGGCTTCCTGCCCAGGGCGATGCAGGTCGCCCGGGAGAGCGTCTCGTGGTTCGCCGAGAACGGCCGTAGCGCGACGCCGTACCTCGTCACGATCGGCATGTGGGAGGCGCACCGCCCCTGGCCGCCGGAGGACTACGCGGCGTTCCCGCCCGAGCAGGTGGACGTTCCGCCGTATCTGCCGGACAACGACGACACCCGCGCCGACGTCGCCGGGCTGTACGGATCGATCCGGCAGCTCGACGAGGCCGTCGGCACCGTGCTCGACGCCATCGAGGAGCACGGCGACCCGGACAACACTCTCGTGATCTTCACGACCGACCACGGAGCCGCGTTCCCTCGAGCCAAGGGGACGCTCTACGACCCCGGCGTGCGGGTCGCCATGATCGCGCGGCCGCCGCGTGCGTGGAACGTCGCGCCCAGGCGGGAGCGGTCGCTGGTCAGCCACCTCGACGTCGTGCCGACCCTGCTGGACCTGTTCGGCGGGCAGGTTCCCCCGCAGCTCGAGGGCCAGACTCTGCGCCCGGCGCTGACCGGCTCGAACGGGCCGGCCGATCGGTCGCTGTATCTCCAGAAGACCTTCCACGACGGCTACGACCCGATCCGCGCCGTACGGACGGAGCGGTTCAAGTACATCCGCAACTTCGCCGCCGGGCCGAAGCTCGTGCTGAGCAAGGATCTCGAGGACAGCCTGACGCGACGGGGGATGGGCGACGACCACCTGGCACCCCGCCCGGCCGAGGAACTCTACGACCTCGACAACGACCCGTGGGAGGCCACGAACCTCGCGGACGACCCGCGGTGGCTGACGGTGCGCGACCGGCTGGCGCGGCAGCTGGACGAGGACATGGTGCGGTTGGCCGACCCGTTGCTCGACGGACCGGTCGAGCCGCCGTCGCCACCGGTTCGTACCTAG
- a CDS encoding sulfite exporter TauE/SafE family protein: MSAVELCLLLLAALAAGSINGAVGSGSLVTLPVLLAFGLDPAAAVTTNTIAMVTSALGGTLAYRKELRDDRQHLRTLPLISVAGGVLGSVLLLTTSADALDVIVPILIGFALALVLIQPKLAARARARSEARARAGEPQRDNPFGSLGLRLSILGCSVYGGYFAAAQGILLLAALGSFSGRPLRTTNGIKNLLTLTVNVTAATGFTIAYFLGHADVEWLAVAVMAVGATIGGYSGGRLAKTVPDWALRGLIILVAVVSLGHELIG, encoded by the coding sequence ATGTCCGCAGTTGAGCTCTGCCTGTTGCTGCTCGCCGCCCTGGCGGCCGGATCGATCAACGGGGCCGTGGGCTCCGGTTCCCTGGTGACCCTTCCGGTCCTGCTGGCTTTCGGACTGGACCCCGCGGCGGCCGTGACCACGAACACCATCGCGATGGTCACCTCCGCCCTCGGCGGCACCCTGGCCTACCGGAAGGAGCTGCGTGACGACCGGCAGCACCTGCGCACACTGCCGCTCATCTCCGTCGCCGGTGGGGTCCTCGGCTCCGTCCTCCTGCTGACCACCAGCGCCGACGCGCTCGACGTGATCGTGCCGATCCTCATCGGGTTCGCGCTCGCCTTGGTGCTCATCCAGCCCAAGCTCGCCGCTCGCGCCCGCGCCCGGTCCGAAGCGCGGGCCCGTGCCGGGGAGCCTCAGCGCGACAACCCGTTCGGCAGCCTGGGCCTGCGCTTGTCCATCCTCGGCTGCTCGGTCTACGGCGGCTACTTCGCCGCGGCGCAGGGCATCCTGCTCCTCGCCGCGTTGGGTTCCTTCAGCGGCCGGCCGCTGCGCACCACCAACGGCATCAAGAACCTGCTCACCCTGACCGTGAACGTCACCGCCGCGACCGGGTTCACGATCGCCTACTTCCTCGGCCACGCCGACGTCGAATGGCTCGCGGTGGCCGTCATGGCAGTCGGCGCGACGATCGGCGGCTACAGCGGCGGCCGGCTCGCCAAGACCGTGCCCGACTGGGCGCTGCGCGGCCTCATCATTTTGGTCGCCGTCGTCTCGCTGGGCCACGAGCTGATCGGCTGA
- a CDS encoding GntR family transcriptional regulator, producing MTTPDSLDSRTGSSGPLSRGSVPLMRRASLREQVRAAIEELIVFGRLAPGEHLAEESLAELLGVSRQPVREALQSLSTAGFVDLRTGRGAFVHEPTAREAREVFHVRALLESDSCRLAAQNIDDDGVRRLEAIYAEGHEASQQGEDPRRLIELNRAFHAAITEIGANRVSIALLTDLERRAGWYLATIISNRAPSSWVEHRAILDAVAGRDADLAGDLMLNHIDHSRDLLEFTGQ from the coding sequence ATGACCACGCCTGACTCCCTCGACTCCCGCACCGGTTCCTCCGGGCCGCTGTCGCGTGGATCCGTCCCGCTGATGCGGCGGGCGAGCCTGCGCGAGCAGGTTCGTGCCGCCATCGAGGAGCTGATCGTCTTCGGCCGGCTCGCCCCCGGCGAGCACCTGGCCGAGGAATCCCTGGCCGAGCTGCTTGGCGTCAGCCGGCAGCCGGTGCGGGAGGCGCTGCAGTCGCTGTCCACCGCCGGCTTCGTCGACCTGCGGACCGGACGGGGCGCGTTCGTCCACGAGCCGACGGCCCGGGAAGCCCGTGAGGTCTTCCACGTCCGGGCGCTGCTGGAGTCCGACAGTTGCCGGCTGGCCGCCCAGAACATCGACGACGACGGCGTGCGGCGGCTGGAAGCCATCTACGCCGAAGGACACGAGGCATCCCAGCAGGGCGAGGACCCGAGACGGCTGATCGAGCTGAACCGTGCCTTCCACGCGGCCATCACCGAGATCGGCGCGAACCGCGTCTCCATCGCGCTGCTCACCGACCTCGAGCGGCGCGCGGGTTGGTATCTGGCGACCATCATCAGCAACCGCGCCCCGTCCTCCTGGGTGGAACACCGGGCCATCCTCGACGCCGTGGCTGGCCGTGACGCCGATCTCGCCGGCGACCTCATGTTGAACCACATCGACCACTCCCGGGACCTGCTGGAGTTCACCGGGCAGTAG
- a CDS encoding PTS system mannose/fructose/N-acetylgalactosamine-transporter subunit IIB — MDIALIRVDDRLIHGQVVMGWTQALGIQQILVADDATAADATQKNLMLLAVPAGVRADILTIADSARIVKQSSSDVPTIVLVKGPTELKALYDAGMKMTEVNVGNVHTGPGRKRLTKEVHATDDEIAIWRELSGKGVRLEAQWLPGTARTDLGKLVAGMPS; from the coding sequence ATGGACATCGCTCTGATCCGCGTCGACGACCGGCTGATCCACGGCCAGGTCGTCATGGGATGGACCCAGGCGCTGGGTATCCAGCAGATCCTCGTGGCCGACGACGCCACGGCGGCCGACGCGACGCAGAAGAACCTGATGCTCCTCGCGGTGCCGGCCGGCGTGCGTGCCGACATCCTGACCATCGCCGACTCCGCCCGCATCGTCAAGCAGTCCAGCTCGGACGTTCCCACGATCGTCCTGGTCAAGGGGCCCACGGAGCTCAAGGCGCTCTACGACGCCGGCATGAAGATGACCGAGGTCAACGTCGGCAACGTCCACACCGGGCCGGGACGCAAGCGGCTGACGAAGGAAGTCCACGCCACCGACGACGAGATCGCCATCTGGCGCGAGCTGTCCGGGAAGGGCGTGCGCCTCGAGGCCCAGTGGCTACCGGGAACGGCCCGCACCGACCTGGGCAAGCTCGTCGCCGGGATGCCGAGCTGA
- the nagA gene encoding N-acetylglucosamine-6-phosphate deacetylase: MSETDEYVLTGARVLLPDGRLEPDAVHVRDGLIAGVGAVDGVGPAVERIDLGGRVVAPGFVDTHVHGGLGFNVMSADADAVRSIGRRLRSAGVTSFVATTASVPFDQVLGAVRGLAALTGPTGADGADLLGIHLEGPFLSPDFRGVHRQENLVEPEPALVTELLAAAGGTLRICTVAPELPHAEDAVRALAGAGVRVAVGHTAATFGQARAAIGWGARRATHLFNAMPSVHHRNPGPVPALLADASVYLEIVADGLHVAPELIAALAALPGVQDRLMLVSDGTDVSGLPDGDHRRWDGTPVRVTDGRAFTLSGGIAGSTSTLADGVRVLLAAGVPLPIALNAAARNPARSLGLTDRGAVAVGRRADLIVVDDDATITHTIMHGQWERP, translated from the coding sequence ATGTCCGAGACCGACGAGTACGTGCTGACCGGCGCGCGGGTCCTGCTGCCCGACGGCCGGCTGGAACCGGATGCCGTCCACGTCCGCGACGGTCTCATCGCCGGCGTGGGAGCGGTGGACGGCGTCGGGCCCGCGGTGGAGCGCATCGACCTGGGCGGACGCGTCGTGGCGCCCGGCTTCGTCGACACCCATGTGCACGGCGGCCTCGGCTTCAACGTCATGAGCGCCGACGCCGACGCGGTCCGGTCGATCGGGCGGCGGCTGCGTTCGGCCGGCGTGACGTCGTTCGTCGCCACCACCGCGTCCGTCCCGTTCGATCAGGTCCTCGGGGCGGTCCGTGGCCTGGCCGCGCTGACCGGGCCCACCGGGGCGGACGGTGCCGACCTGCTGGGAATCCACTTGGAGGGGCCGTTCCTGAGCCCGGATTTCCGTGGCGTGCACCGGCAGGAGAATCTCGTCGAACCCGAGCCGGCGCTGGTCACCGAGTTGCTCGCGGCGGCCGGCGGGACGCTGCGCATCTGTACCGTCGCGCCCGAACTGCCGCACGCCGAGGACGCCGTCCGTGCCCTCGCCGGGGCGGGCGTACGGGTCGCCGTCGGTCACACGGCCGCGACGTTCGGCCAGGCCAGGGCGGCCATCGGCTGGGGTGCCCGGCGCGCCACTCACCTGTTCAACGCGATGCCGTCCGTCCACCACCGGAACCCGGGACCGGTGCCGGCGCTGCTCGCCGACGCATCGGTGTACCTGGAGATCGTCGCCGACGGCCTGCACGTCGCGCCGGAGCTGATCGCCGCGCTCGCCGCGCTGCCCGGGGTCCAGGACCGCTTGATGCTGGTCAGCGACGGCACCGACGTCTCCGGCCTGCCCGACGGCGACCACCGCCGCTGGGACGGCACGCCGGTGCGGGTGACCGACGGCCGTGCCTTCACGCTGAGCGGTGGCATCGCCGGAAGCACGTCGACGCTGGCCGACGGGGTGCGGGTGCTGCTCGCGGCCGGGGTGCCACTACCGATCGCACTGAACGCCGCGGCCCGCAACCCGGCGCGGTCCCTCGGACTCACCGACCGGGGCGCCGTCGCCGTCGGCCGGCGGGCGGACCTGATCGTCGTCGACGACGACGCGACGATCACGCACACGATCATGCATGGACAATGGGAAAGGCCATAG
- a CDS encoding PTS system mannose/fructose/sorbose family transporter subunit IID yields the protein MTENASTATDVLERSDEQQSREIRRLTVRGLLLQGGFNYERFQNLGFWWVMRPTLDRLYPDPVDRAAAYQRHLVYFNTNPWVVGPIAGVTASMEEQRAKGATDLNDEAINSVKVGLMAPLAGIGDSLIFGTIRPILAAVCAGLAIDGNLAGPVIFFLVLLAIQVLMRVGGTASGYKTGMQFFEKLSPAQIDQIKQGATIVGLAVTGALVATMLNVTTPWSYTSGEQTIALQDQLDLVLPALLPLIATLGVYLLIRRRVSPVWVLLGTLIVGLVLGYFGILA from the coding sequence ATGACAGAGAACGCCAGCACGGCCACCGACGTCCTGGAGCGGTCGGACGAGCAGCAGAGCCGGGAGATCCGGCGGCTGACCGTGCGCGGCCTGCTCCTGCAGGGCGGGTTCAACTACGAGCGGTTCCAGAACCTCGGGTTCTGGTGGGTGATGCGTCCCACGCTGGACCGGCTCTACCCGGATCCCGTCGACCGCGCCGCCGCCTACCAGCGGCACCTGGTCTACTTCAACACCAACCCGTGGGTGGTCGGCCCGATCGCCGGCGTCACCGCCTCCATGGAGGAGCAGCGCGCCAAGGGTGCCACCGACCTGAACGACGAGGCCATCAACTCCGTCAAGGTCGGCCTGATGGCGCCGTTGGCCGGCATCGGCGACTCGCTGATCTTCGGGACGATCCGGCCCATCCTGGCGGCGGTCTGCGCCGGGCTGGCGATCGACGGCAACCTCGCCGGGCCCGTCATCTTCTTCCTGGTACTCCTGGCCATCCAGGTGCTCATGCGGGTGGGCGGCACGGCCAGCGGCTACAAGACGGGTATGCAGTTCTTCGAGAAGCTCTCGCCCGCGCAGATCGACCAGATCAAGCAGGGCGCGACCATCGTCGGGCTCGCCGTCACCGGTGCTCTCGTTGCCACCATGCTCAACGTGACCACGCCGTGGTCGTACACGAGCGGTGAGCAGACGATCGCGCTGCAGGACCAACTCGACCTGGTGCTTCCCGCGTTGCTGCCGCTGATCGCGACCCTGGGTGTCTATCTGTTGATCCGCCGCCGGGTGTCGCCGGTCTGGGTGCTGCTCGGCACGCTGATCGTCGGCCTGGTTCTCGGCTACTTCGGCATCCTGGCCTGA
- a CDS encoding PTS mannose/fructose/sorbose/N-acetylgalactosamine transporter subunit IIC encodes MTLWQAFLIALVVALAYLARRILGDPQLERPIILGPVVGLIAGDLETGLIVGGTLELIFIGAATFGGTAPPNVAIGAAVGTALSISAGQGVETALVAAVPAAVLGTFCELFAKTVCSFLVHRADAAAARARGRTITGIIWTGNAIHFLAYFVPTFLVLQFGANALENVLSALSDDVQNALNTSAALLPAVGFGILLSVLYNKALFPLFFAGFAMAAFTDFTVIGVAVIATALVIVIMRNRTPQAPASPQSSALI; translated from the coding sequence GTGACGTTGTGGCAAGCGTTCCTCATCGCGCTGGTGGTCGCCCTGGCGTACCTGGCGCGACGCATCCTCGGCGACCCGCAGTTGGAGCGGCCGATCATCCTCGGCCCCGTCGTCGGCCTGATCGCGGGCGACCTGGAGACCGGCCTGATCGTCGGCGGCACCCTGGAGCTGATCTTCATCGGGGCCGCCACGTTCGGCGGCACCGCTCCGCCGAACGTGGCCATCGGCGCGGCCGTCGGCACGGCCCTGTCGATCTCGGCCGGACAAGGCGTGGAGACGGCGCTGGTGGCGGCGGTTCCCGCGGCGGTGCTCGGCACGTTCTGCGAGTTGTTCGCCAAGACCGTCTGCTCCTTCCTGGTGCACCGGGCCGACGCGGCCGCGGCCAGAGCACGAGGACGGACCATCACGGGCATCATCTGGACCGGCAACGCCATCCACTTCCTCGCCTACTTCGTGCCGACCTTCCTCGTCCTGCAGTTCGGTGCCAACGCGCTGGAGAACGTCCTGTCCGCGCTGAGCGACGACGTCCAGAACGCTCTGAACACCTCCGCGGCGCTGCTGCCGGCGGTCGGCTTCGGAATCCTGCTGTCCGTGCTCTACAACAAGGCGCTCTTCCCGCTGTTCTTCGCCGGGTTCGCCATGGCGGCCTTCACCGACTTCACGGTGATCGGCGTCGCCGTCATCGCCACCGCGCTCGTGATCGTCATCATGCGCAACCGCACCCCGCAGGCGCCCGCCAGTCCTCAGTCGTCGGCGCTGATCTGA
- a CDS encoding PTS sugar transporter subunit IIA translates to MTSIVVTGHGSFATSLLETAEMIVGSTQNVHAVDFPVGSGVDELTEQVSSLIDRLNGAGEPGQVLVLADVLGGSPARVALDQAAAGKADVVTGVNLPMLIDLALSAGTSSASELADRAVTAGRDGIRDAGSLVSPTARSEGGLS, encoded by the coding sequence ATGACAAGTATCGTCGTGACGGGCCACGGTTCGTTCGCTACGTCGTTGCTCGAGACGGCGGAGATGATCGTCGGCTCGACGCAGAACGTCCACGCCGTCGACTTCCCGGTGGGTTCGGGGGTCGATGAGCTGACCGAGCAGGTGAGTTCGTTGATCGACCGGTTGAACGGCGCCGGCGAGCCCGGCCAGGTGCTGGTCCTGGCCGACGTCCTCGGCGGATCGCCCGCCCGGGTGGCGCTCGATCAGGCCGCGGCCGGCAAGGCGGACGTCGTCACCGGAGTCAATCTCCCCATGCTCATCGACCTGGCGCTGAGTGCGGGCACCTCGTCCGCGTCCGAGCTCGCCGACCGGGCTGTCACCGCGGGACGGGACGGGATCCGTGACGCCGGCTCCCTCGTCAGCCCCACCGCCCGCTCGGAAGGAGGACTGTCGTGA